One genomic window of Osmia bicornis bicornis chromosome 5, iOsmBic2.1, whole genome shotgun sequence includes the following:
- the LOC114871060 gene encoding lactosylceramide 4-alpha-galactosyltransferase-like, translating into MKKRLFLCFVCAVILFILMISTDNDFIQHVSPFYPSSSNDITCYEGANSADNIPDFNPKSVPKGSTKDRNIFFHETSCFDDGGLLLNARQACAVESAAKMNPKTKVYLLFVSPAKISNQSKEMFNQLRTYPNIHLGHIYPEEYVKGTPLDVWYKSGVLKKSRWPRSHMSDILRYLTLWKYGGIYLDLDVVVTASLENLTNFAGAEDSDDVAAGAIGIDATTLGRRVADACIRDLMKNFRGNLWGNNGPGVITRTLQRICSAKYVRDMTPARCAGFKVFPPSTFYPIHYKNWKMYFETKNKNATMKMIEKAMAIHVWNKLSNAREVRVDSDVPYAIIARKHCPKIFNNCGKIF; encoded by the exons atgaaaaaaagattGTTTTTGTGCTTCGTCTGCGCCGTTATactttttattcttatgatcTCCACcgataatgattttattcaacaCGTATCGCCGTTTTATCCCAGTAGTTCCAATGATATCACGTGTTACGAAGGGGCTAATTCAGCGGATAACATTCCAGATTTTAATCCAAAATCAG TACCGAAGGGCTCGACGAAGGATCGAAACATCTTCTTCCACGAGACATCCTGCTTCGACGATGGTGGTCTGCTTTTGAACGCTCGCCAAGCGTGTGCCGTAGAATCTGCGGCTAAAATGAATCCAAAGACGAAGGTGTATCTTCTGTTCGTGTCCCCCGCGAAAATCAGCAACCAGTCGAAGGAAATGTTCAATCAGTTACGAACTTATCCGAACATTCATTTGGGACACATTTATCCGGAGGAATACGTGAAGGGTACACCTTTGGATGTATGGTACAAAAGCGGCGTACTGAAAAAGAGTCGATGGCCAAGGAGTCACATGTCGGACATTCTTCGATACTTGACCCTATGGAAATACGGAGGAATATATTTAGATCTGGACGTAGTTGTCACTGC ATCCCTcgaaaatttaacaaattttgctGGTGCCGAAGACTCGGACGATGTTGCTGCTGGAGCGATAGGCATCGACGCTACAACGTTGGGTCGTCGAGTGGCCGATGCCTGCATTCGTGACTTAATGAAGAACTTCCGTGGCAATCTTTGGGGTAACAACGGCCCTGGTGTTATCACCAGAACTCTGCAAAGAATCTGTTCTGCGAAATAT GTTCGGGATATGACTCCTGCCCGATGCGCTGGTTTCAAAGTTTTCCCGCCGTCAACTTTTTACCCGATTCACTACAAGAACTGGAAAATGTATTTCGAGACGAAGAATAAGAATGCTACGATGAAAATGATCGAAAAAGCCATGGCTATACACGTTTGGAACAAACTGAGTAACGCGCGAGAGGTACGCGTGGACAGTGACGTTCCTTATGCGATCATTGCGCGAAAGCATTGCCCAAAGATCTTCAATAACtgtggaaaaatattttaa
- the LOC114871075 gene encoding tumor susceptibility gene 101 protein: protein MVKMTPPNETKIRQSLSKYQNPDITKQHVMSVLNLYNGLQYEVEPFVFNDGSRKELFNLQGTIPVSYEGNCYNIPICIWLMDTHPNNAPMCYVKPTADMYIKVSMFVDHNGKIYLPYLHDWLPHSSDLLSLIQIMIVTFGEQPPVYAKPRKNTRSSPFSVQGFDPTTGSRAHMPGSPLPPYPQNPPYPDGSNVYPPYMHPASSGFPYPGSYGSYAGNASNFPSQGYTGSFPYPPSTQPSPTVPGTTGGSGTITEEHIRASLLSAVEDKLRRRLKEQFSQLLAELETLRRTQQELTSGSAHLTELFDRLKKEKFELEKNINILQDKEAELEKEIAKLSDNQSIDVDEAVTTIAPLYKQMLNAFAEEAATEDAIYYLGEGLRCGIIDLDAFLKQVRQLSRRQFMLRALMQRCRQKAGLAG, encoded by the exons ATGGTGAAGATGACACCTCCAAATGAAACAAAGATCAGGCAAAGTTTATCAAAG tatCAGAATCCAGATATTACTAAGCAACATGTCATGAGCGTTTTGAATCTTTACAATGGTTTACAATATGAAGTAGAACCATTTG TATTTAATGATGGATCACgtaaagaattatttaatttacaagGAACAATACCTGTTTCTTATGAAG GTAATTGTTATAACATTCCTATATGTATTTGGTTGATGGATACACATCCAAATAATGCACCTATGTGTTATGTTAAACCTACTGCTGACATGTATATTAAAGTCAGCATGTTTGTTGATCACAATGGAAAGATCTATTTACCGTATCTTCATGATTGGTTGCCA CATTCATCAGATTTACTTAGTCTAATTCAAATAATGATTGTAACTTTTGGAGAACAACCACCTGTTTATGCTAAACCTAGGAAAAATACCAGATCGAGTCCTTTTTCTGTACAGG GTTTTGATCCTACAACTGGCAGTAGAGCACATATGCCAGGTTCTCCTCTCCCACCATATCCACAAAATCCACCATATCCAGATGGAAGTAATGTATATCCTCCATATATGCATCCAGCATCTTCTGGATTTCCATATCCAGGTTCATATGGTTCTTATGCAGGAAATGCATCAAATTTTCCATCACAAGGATATACTGGTTCTTTTCCTTACCCACCATCAACACAACCG TCTCCAACTGTGCCTGGTACTACTGGTGGATCGGGTACAATCACGGAAGAACATATCCGAGCATCTTTATTATCGGCTGTAGAAGACAAATTAAGACGAAGACTTAAAGAACAATTTTCACAATTGTTAGCTGAGCTAGAAACATTACGACGGACGCAACAAGAGCTTACTAGTGGGTCCGCCCATCTTACCGAGTTATTTGACAGgctaaagaaagaaaaatttgaactcgaaaaaaatataaacatacTCCAAGATAAAGAAGCtgaattagaaaaagaaattgcaaaaCTTTCTGACAATCAGTCGATAGATGTTGATGAAGCTGTTACAACGATTGCTCCACTTTACAAGCA AATGTTAAACGCATTTGCAGAAGAAGCTGCTACAGAAGATGCTATATATTATCTTGGTGAAGGTTTACGGTGTGGTATCATAGATTTAGATGCATTTTTAAAGCAAGTACGGCAACTTTCGCGTAGACAATTCATGCTCAGAGCGTTGATGCAACGCTGTCGTCAAAAAGCGGGATTAGCTGGTTAA
- the LOC114871034 gene encoding alpha-1,3-mannosyl-glycoprotein 4-beta-N-acetylglucosaminyltransferase B isoform X2, whose amino-acid sequence MNLNETNRNDQPKLLILNNFDLRPSFVQSKGRTGVSMVLGVPTVKREVQSYLLATLKNLLDRMSPVETTDTLIIVLIAETDLEYVSYVAKQIEVQFPTEFEAGVIDVISPSASYYPDLSKLRDTLGDDHQRVVWRSKQNLDFAFLMSYAQTKGTFYVQLEDDILAKKNFISTMKSFALQKIATKENWFVLDFCQLGFIGKLFKCAELPWLIQFFLMFHNDKPVDWLLDHLVSTKVCSLDKDSKHCKMAKAELWVHYKPSLFQHIGTHSSLKGKVQKLKDKQFGKITLYYAHENPEATVETQIKPYKQYTLQKAYKGESFFWGLLPQPGDHLKFKFSHPIFIKRYLFRSGNPEHPSDRFYNTTVEVFTELSSSLNRNSNDITEDGYVVIGKFDALGIAQGTVDRKLGKILVLRLTVHSESENWAILSEIHIVEDHPS is encoded by the exons ATGAACCTGAACGAAACCAATCGAAACGATCAACCAAAACTTTTGATCCTGAATAATTTCGA TCTACGGCCATCATTTGTTCAAAGTAAAGGGCGTACAGGAGTCAGTATGGTATTAGGTGTACCAACAGTTAAAAGAGAAGTACAGAGTTATTTATTGGCCACTCTTAAAAACTTATTGGATCGGATGAGTCCTGTGGAAACAACAGATACTTTAATCATTGTTTTAATTGCAGAA ACAGATTTGGAATATGTGTCATATGTTGCAAAACAAATTGAAGTTCA atttcCAACCGAATTTGAGGCTGGTGTAATTGATGTCATATCTCCATCTGCATCTTACTATCCAGACTTATCTAAATTACGTGACACTTTAGGTGATGATCACCAAAGAGTAGTCTGGAGATCTAAACAAAATTTAGATTTTGCATTCCTTATGTCGTATGCTCAGACAAAAGGGACATTTTATGTACAATTAGAAGATGATATTTTAgctaaaaaaaattttataagtacaaTGAAATCCTTTGCATTACAAAAAATTGCAACAAAAGAAAACTGGTTTGTTTTGGACTTTTGTCAATTAGGATTTATTG gaaaattatttaaatgtgCAGAACTGCCATGGCTcatccaattttttttaatgtttcaCAATGATAAACCAGTTGATTGGTTATTAGATCATTTAGTATCGACCAAAGTTTGTAGCCTTGACAAAGATAGT aAACATTGTAAGATGGCTAAGGCAGAATTATGGGTTCATTATAAGCCTTCTCTTTTTCAACATATAGGAACACATTCTTCATTAAAAGGAAAAGTACAGAAATTAAAG gATAAGCAGTTTGGAAAAATAACATTGTATTATGCACATGAAAATCCAGAAGCAACTGTAGAAACACAAATTAAGCCTTACAAACAATATACATTACAAAAAGCATATAAAGGTGAATCATTCTTTTGGGGTTTATTGCCGCAGCCAGGAGATCacttaaaattcaaattttcgcatccaatttttataaaaag GTACTTATTTAGAAGTGGAAATCCCGAACATCCATCTGATAGATTTTATAATACAACAGTAGAAGTTTTTACGGAACTATCTTCATCATTAAATAGAAATAGTAATGACATTACCGAAGATGGTTATGTCGTTATAG GAAAATTCGATGCACTTGGGATTGCTCAAGGAACAGTAGATCgaaaattaggaaaaataTTGGTACTTCGCTTGACGGTACACAGCGAAAGTGAAAATTGGGCAATCTTATCTGAG ATTCATATAGTTGAAGATCACCCTAGTTGA
- the LOC114870999 gene encoding protein abrupt-like: MAQNSLSEHYSLRWNKFCNTITSGFLNHLTENDLVDVTLAVEGQLLQAHKLVLSVCSPYFKNIFKENPCQHPVIILKDMKYTEIESLLKFMYQGEMNVKQEDLSTLLKVAETLQIKGLTPEDTNSTESFSNCDGQLNVDSDTQNIAQSHLNIINKNSNNVEMINKRKKSCDVTKKGIKKRKQDTDTDDTDDLSDENVDNDNQEVQHLMSNDMNEFTDEDEDTNVPSIKDNDSDEKDDSADLINAQSSRENTTQQDVEPVIYRLSARGRPQLVYEGYVYNLTSRSEGLNRSHYRCAEQHRGCKGKCAVIAERFMPTGVHDHNHPPGYQSERDYRKKKV, translated from the exons ATGGCCCAGAATTCATTGTCAGAGCATTATTCTTTAAGATGGAACAAATTTTGTAACACCATAACATCTGGCTTTTTAAATCATCTTACTGAAAATGATCTAGTTGATGTCACACTTGCTGTGGAGGGTCAACTGTTACAAGCCCATAAATTGGTTCTCTCAGTTTGCAGTccatattttaaaaacatttttaag GAAAATCCCTGTCAACATCCAGTAATTATTCTaaaagatatgaaatatactgaaatTGAATCATTGTTGAAATTTATGTATCAAGGTGAAATGAATGTTAAGCAGGAAGATTTATCTACCTTGTTGAAAGTAGCAGAAACATTACAAATAAAAGGACTCACACCAGAAGATACAAATAGCACAGAATCATTTTCTAATTGTGATGGTCAATTAAATGTTGATTCTGATACGCAAAATATTGCTCAGTCACATTtgaatataataaacaaaaattccAATAATGTAGAAATGATAAATAAGAGGAAAAAGTCTTGTGATGTAACAAAAAAAGGcattaagaaaagaaaacaagatACAGATACAGATGATACTGATGATTTATCAGATGAAAATGTGGATAATGATAATCAAGAAGTTCAGCATTTAATGAGTAATGATATGAATGAGTTTACAGATGAAGATGAAGATACTAATGTTCCTAGTATAAAAGACAATGATAGTGATGAAAAAGATGATTCAGCAGATCTAATTAATGCTCAGAGTTCAAGGGAAAATACAACACAGCAAG ATGTTGAACCAGTAATTTATAGACTTTCTGCACGAGGTCGGCCGCAATTAGTATATGAAGGCtatgtttataatttaacaTCTCGTTCTGAAGGCTTAAATAGATCTCACTATAGATGTGCAGAGCAACATCGCGGATGTAAAGGTAAATGCGCAGTCATTGCCGAAAGGTTTATGCCTACAGGTGTACATGATCATAATCATCCACCTGGTTATCAATCGGAACGTGATtacagaaagaaaaaggttTAG
- the LOC114871076 gene encoding transmembrane protein 258, producing MSVICVLTIGSYYLCIILKFATIKHNFQSRVIFTCLSNRPRQNILFNTMVEIESMTRYVSPINPAIFPLLAVVLLGIGIFFTAWFFVYEVTSTKFTRDMFKELLISLVAAIFSGFGVLFLLLWVGIYV from the exons atgtcaGTAATTTGTGTGTTAACTATTGGCAGCTATTATTTGTGTATTATTCTGAAGTTTGCAACAATCAAGCACAACTTCCAATCGCGTGTAATTTTTACGTGTCTATCAAACAGGCCAcgtcaaaatattttatttaatacaatG GTGGAAATCGAATCGATGACAAGATATGTCTCTCCCATAAACCCTGCAATTTTTCCATTATTAGCAGTGGTATTACTAGGAATTGGAATATTCTTTACAGCATGGTTCTTTGTATACGAAGTTACTAGTACAAAATTTACAAGGGACATGTTTAAAGAGTTGTTAATTTCTTTAGTAGCAGCAATATTTTCTGGTTTTGGTGTGTTGTTTCTACTTCTTTGGGTCGGCATTTATGTATAG
- the LOC114871035 gene encoding transmembrane protein 208, with the protein MSIKKTKAATKGAKQIVEENKITLSFYQNMIIGALGIYFTVMMLFFNFTTLSITLTIFSGIVYIASYQFMKYIAQTTYSESGQLLDSGIDLNMEGGIGEHVKDLIILTSGVQVLSLISNNIWLLWLLVPLRGGWMLWKQILAPWFFAPALEQPEISEKKQRKLEKKMARRH; encoded by the exons ATGTCG ATTAAAAAGACTAAAGCAGCAACAAAGGGTGCTAAACAGATAGTCGAAgagaataaaataacattaagTTTCTACCAGAATATGATTATTGGAGCATTAGGAATATATTTTACTGTCATGAtgttgttttttaattttacaacattATCAATA ACATTAACTATATTTTCTGGTATTGTATATATAGCAAGTTATCAATTTATGAAATACATAGCACAAACAACATACTCAGAGTCTGGTCAGCTATTAGATTCTGGAATTGATCTTAACATGGAAGGAGGTATAGGAGA ACATGTGAaagatttaattatattaacttCAGGGGTACAAGTACTATCTCTTATATCAAATAATATTTGGTTATTATGGCTTCTT GTACCATTAAGGGGAGGATGGATGCTATGGAAACAGATACTAGCTCCATGGTTCTTTGCACCTGCTCTAGAGCAACCTGAGATTAGTGAAAAGAAACAACGAAAATTGGAGAAAAAAATGGCTAGACgacattaa
- the LOC114870998 gene encoding probable splicing factor, arginine/serine-rich 7 isoform X2 yields MAVGSTKVVQVTNIAPQATKDQMQTLFGYLGKIEDIRLYPTIRDVAVPVQSRICYIKFHDQGCVSVAQHMTNTVFIDRALIVIPYQNGDIPDEQRALELTNNGTVVPGLYPSEPKLPPNVVNAIEGIPPNHVITTMDPKLEANGLPPYPHLPGHLDSRRIEEIRRTLVLANLDPSVTTDHLLDFFSTNNVEVKYLRMCTRDSDTEHYALVELSEQAAVVSALLLNGKVLMDRPIKIYHSTQAIAKPEAKSNEAAQKEIEEAMSRVKEAHNLISAAIDPMIGMLSKDKRSRSGSRSRKSRSRSRGRSRRSRSRKRSRSRHRRSRSRHRRRSRSRSKRSRSKERRRKSPSRRRSSSRGRHRSRSRSRRSRSRRSRSRSKDRKKRSSPRRRSRSRSRSKRSKSKSRRSRSKSKSRSSKSKYSEKSRDKDKDKERRSKDKSDNGKKNDNDKADKEKSEKKSSKEKKSEKESKSEEKNRNTSENSDTKDKTESEN; encoded by the exons ATGGCAGTTGGTTCGACAAAAGTTGTACAGGTGACGAATATCGCACCTCAAGCAACTAAAGACCAAATGCAAACACTGTTTGGGTACCTTGGAAAAATCGAGgatatcagattgtatcctACTATACGCGACGTAGCGGTACCTGTTCAATCTCGTATTTGCTACATCAAATTTCACGACCAAGGATGCGTTTCAGTTGCTCAACATATGACAAATACTGTTTTTATTGATCGTGCATTAATTGTAATTCCCTATCAAAATGGAGACATTCCAGACGAACAAAGAGCTCTTGAACTAACAAATAATGGCACAGTTGTACCAG GTCTTTATCCTTCCGAACCTAAACTTCCACCTAATGTTGTAAATGCCATAGAAGGCATTCCTCCAAATCATGTTATTACCACTATGGATCCAAAATTAGAGGCAAATGGTTTACCACCTTATCCACATTTACCTGGCCATTTGGACAGTAGAAGAATTGAGGAGATTAGAAGAACTCTTGTTCTTGCTAATTTAGATCCTTCAGTAACTACAGATCATCTATTAGACTTTTTCAGTACTAACAATGTTGAAGTTAAATATTTACGTATGTGTACCAGAGATTCAGATACGGAACATTATGCGTTGGTCGAACTTTCTGAACAAGCAGCCGTAGTTTCtgcattgttattaaatggaaAAGTGCTTATGGATAGACCGATTAAAATTTACCATTCGACGCAAGCAATAGCAAAACCAGAAGCAAAAAGTAATGAGGCAGcacaaaaagaaatagaagaagCCATGTCCCGAGTAAAAGAAGCCCACAATTTAATTTCAGCTGCAATAGATCCGATGATTGGAATGTTATCAAAGGACAAACGAAGCCGTAGCGGTTCTCGTAGTCGAAAGTCTAGGTCTAGATCAAGAGGACGCAGTAGACGATCCAGATCGCGTAAAAGATCACGGTCTCGGCACAGACGTTCACGTTCGCGTCATCGACGTAGATCGAGATCTCGATCGAAACGTTCTCGTTCCAAAGAACGCAGACGAAAATCTCCGTCGCGAAGAAGAAGCAGTTCTCGTGGCCGACATCGTTCTCGTTCACGATCTCGACGTTCCCGATCTCGTAGATCTAGGTCGAGATCGAAAGATCGTAAGAAAAGGTCGTCACCTCGTCGAAGAAGTCGCTCGCGTTCTCGAAGTAAACGTTCGAAATCAAAATCTAGACGGTCTAGATCCAAGTCCAAATCCAGATCCTCGAAATCAAAATATTCAGAGAAATCAAGAGATAAAGATAAAGacaaagaaagaagaagcaaGGATAAATCTGATAAtggtaaaaaaaatgataatgataagGCTGATAAGGAAAAGAGTGAAAAAAAGTCTagtaaagaaaagaaatcagAAAAGGAATCGAAATCCgaagagaaaaatagaaatacatCTGAAAATAGCGATACAAAAGATAAAACAGAgtctgagaattaa
- the LOC114870998 gene encoding probable splicing factor, arginine/serine-rich 7 isoform X1, whose product MAVGSTKVVQVTNIAPQATKDQMQTLFGYLGKIEDIRLYPTIRDVAVPVQSRICYIKFHDQGCVSVAQHMTNTVFIDRALIVIPYQNGDIPDEQRALELTNNGTVVPVAFFSGLYPSEPKLPPNVVNAIEGIPPNHVITTMDPKLEANGLPPYPHLPGHLDSRRIEEIRRTLVLANLDPSVTTDHLLDFFSTNNVEVKYLRMCTRDSDTEHYALVELSEQAAVVSALLLNGKVLMDRPIKIYHSTQAIAKPEAKSNEAAQKEIEEAMSRVKEAHNLISAAIDPMIGMLSKDKRSRSGSRSRKSRSRSRGRSRRSRSRKRSRSRHRRSRSRHRRRSRSRSKRSRSKERRRKSPSRRRSSSRGRHRSRSRSRRSRSRRSRSRSKDRKKRSSPRRRSRSRSRSKRSKSKSRRSRSKSKSRSSKSKYSEKSRDKDKDKERRSKDKSDNGKKNDNDKADKEKSEKKSSKEKKSEKESKSEEKNRNTSENSDTKDKTESEN is encoded by the exons ATGGCAGTTGGTTCGACAAAAGTTGTACAGGTGACGAATATCGCACCTCAAGCAACTAAAGACCAAATGCAAACACTGTTTGGGTACCTTGGAAAAATCGAGgatatcagattgtatcctACTATACGCGACGTAGCGGTACCTGTTCAATCTCGTATTTGCTACATCAAATTTCACGACCAAGGATGCGTTTCAGTTGCTCAACATATGACAAATACTGTTTTTATTGATCGTGCATTAATTGTAATTCCCTATCAAAATGGAGACATTCCAGACGAACAAAGAGCTCTTGAACTAACAAATAATGGCACAGTTGTACCAG TTGCTTTCTTTTCAGGTCTTTATCCTTCCGAACCTAAACTTCCACCTAATGTTGTAAATGCCATAGAAGGCATTCCTCCAAATCATGTTATTACCACTATGGATCCAAAATTAGAGGCAAATGGTTTACCACCTTATCCACATTTACCTGGCCATTTGGACAGTAGAAGAATTGAGGAGATTAGAAGAACTCTTGTTCTTGCTAATTTAGATCCTTCAGTAACTACAGATCATCTATTAGACTTTTTCAGTACTAACAATGTTGAAGTTAAATATTTACGTATGTGTACCAGAGATTCAGATACGGAACATTATGCGTTGGTCGAACTTTCTGAACAAGCAGCCGTAGTTTCtgcattgttattaaatggaaAAGTGCTTATGGATAGACCGATTAAAATTTACCATTCGACGCAAGCAATAGCAAAACCAGAAGCAAAAAGTAATGAGGCAGcacaaaaagaaatagaagaagCCATGTCCCGAGTAAAAGAAGCCCACAATTTAATTTCAGCTGCAATAGATCCGATGATTGGAATGTTATCAAAGGACAAACGAAGCCGTAGCGGTTCTCGTAGTCGAAAGTCTAGGTCTAGATCAAGAGGACGCAGTAGACGATCCAGATCGCGTAAAAGATCACGGTCTCGGCACAGACGTTCACGTTCGCGTCATCGACGTAGATCGAGATCTCGATCGAAACGTTCTCGTTCCAAAGAACGCAGACGAAAATCTCCGTCGCGAAGAAGAAGCAGTTCTCGTGGCCGACATCGTTCTCGTTCACGATCTCGACGTTCCCGATCTCGTAGATCTAGGTCGAGATCGAAAGATCGTAAGAAAAGGTCGTCACCTCGTCGAAGAAGTCGCTCGCGTTCTCGAAGTAAACGTTCGAAATCAAAATCTAGACGGTCTAGATCCAAGTCCAAATCCAGATCCTCGAAATCAAAATATTCAGAGAAATCAAGAGATAAAGATAAAGacaaagaaagaagaagcaaGGATAAATCTGATAAtggtaaaaaaaatgataatgataagGCTGATAAGGAAAAGAGTGAAAAAAAGTCTagtaaagaaaagaaatcagAAAAGGAATCGAAATCCgaagagaaaaatagaaatacatCTGAAAATAGCGATACAAAAGATAAAACAGAgtctgagaattaa
- the LOC114871034 gene encoding alpha-1,3-mannosyl-glycoprotein 4-beta-N-acetylglucosaminyltransferase B isoform X1 has translation MMPHFVALTPIRRRCLIILSIVLVPCAILNLLSPSELHEETILQNNIAELQAKLEHLHAKYVTSQEEINLLSHQLLQLIENNHILPDLQFLLNNVTSNVTNIKLPSIYNFLPHFLNDPGSLRPSFVQSKGRTGVSMVLGVPTVKREVQSYLLATLKNLLDRMSPVETTDTLIIVLIAETDLEYVSYVAKQIEVQFPTEFEAGVIDVISPSASYYPDLSKLRDTLGDDHQRVVWRSKQNLDFAFLMSYAQTKGTFYVQLEDDILAKKNFISTMKSFALQKIATKENWFVLDFCQLGFIGKLFKCAELPWLIQFFLMFHNDKPVDWLLDHLVSTKVCSLDKDSKHCKMAKAELWVHYKPSLFQHIGTHSSLKGKVQKLKDKQFGKITLYYAHENPEATVETQIKPYKQYTLQKAYKGESFFWGLLPQPGDHLKFKFSHPIFIKRYLFRSGNPEHPSDRFYNTTVEVFTELSSSLNRNSNDITEDGYVVIGKFDALGIAQGTVDRKLGKILVLRLTVHSESENWAILSEIHIVEDHPS, from the exons ATGATGCCTCATTTTGTAGCTCTGACACCCATAAGAAGACGATGTCTGATCATTCTTTCAATAGTATTAGTACCATGCGCTATTTTAAATCTTTTGTCACCATCAGAGTTACACGAAGAaacaattttacaaaataatattgcAGAATTGCAAGCTAAATTGGAACATCTACATGCTAAATATGTTACAAGTCAGGAAGAAATAAATCTATTATCACACCAGTTGTTACAATTGATAGAAAATAATCACATTTTACCAGATCTACAATTTCTTCTGAATAATGTTACATCAAATGTGACCAATATAAAGTTGCCATctatttacaattttcttcCTCATTTTTTGAATGATCCTGGTAGTCTACGGCCATCATTTGTTCAAAGTAAAGGGCGTACAGGAGTCAGTATGGTATTAGGTGTACCAACAGTTAAAAGAGAAGTACAGAGTTATTTATTGGCCACTCTTAAAAACTTATTGGATCGGATGAGTCCTGTGGAAACAACAGATACTTTAATCATTGTTTTAATTGCAGAA ACAGATTTGGAATATGTGTCATATGTTGCAAAACAAATTGAAGTTCA atttcCAACCGAATTTGAGGCTGGTGTAATTGATGTCATATCTCCATCTGCATCTTACTATCCAGACTTATCTAAATTACGTGACACTTTAGGTGATGATCACCAAAGAGTAGTCTGGAGATCTAAACAAAATTTAGATTTTGCATTCCTTATGTCGTATGCTCAGACAAAAGGGACATTTTATGTACAATTAGAAGATGATATTTTAgctaaaaaaaattttataagtacaaTGAAATCCTTTGCATTACAAAAAATTGCAACAAAAGAAAACTGGTTTGTTTTGGACTTTTGTCAATTAGGATTTATTG gaaaattatttaaatgtgCAGAACTGCCATGGCTcatccaattttttttaatgtttcaCAATGATAAACCAGTTGATTGGTTATTAGATCATTTAGTATCGACCAAAGTTTGTAGCCTTGACAAAGATAGT aAACATTGTAAGATGGCTAAGGCAGAATTATGGGTTCATTATAAGCCTTCTCTTTTTCAACATATAGGAACACATTCTTCATTAAAAGGAAAAGTACAGAAATTAAAG gATAAGCAGTTTGGAAAAATAACATTGTATTATGCACATGAAAATCCAGAAGCAACTGTAGAAACACAAATTAAGCCTTACAAACAATATACATTACAAAAAGCATATAAAGGTGAATCATTCTTTTGGGGTTTATTGCCGCAGCCAGGAGATCacttaaaattcaaattttcgcatccaatttttataaaaag GTACTTATTTAGAAGTGGAAATCCCGAACATCCATCTGATAGATTTTATAATACAACAGTAGAAGTTTTTACGGAACTATCTTCATCATTAAATAGAAATAGTAATGACATTACCGAAGATGGTTATGTCGTTATAG GAAAATTCGATGCACTTGGGATTGCTCAAGGAACAGTAGATCgaaaattaggaaaaataTTGGTACTTCGCTTGACGGTACACAGCGAAAGTGAAAATTGGGCAATCTTATCTGAG ATTCATATAGTTGAAGATCACCCTAGTTGA